In candidate division KSB1 bacterium, one DNA window encodes the following:
- a CDS encoding DUF4397 domain-containing protein, giving the protein MIHNAADPAAEKVDVYVNGSLLLNDFAFRTATPFVEVPADVPLSIAVAPATSSSVAEAREQATAAGNVDFFAVHGATDAPAVDVIARGIATLVDNARYGDLTGYLSVPAGKYTLDITPGGDNSTTVAAFQADLSGLAGSSLTVLASGFLNPAANQNGKAFGLIAVLANGTVVELPQLTTARLQVIHNSADAAAARVDVYLNGGLLLDNFGFRRATPFIDAPAGVPLSIAVAPSTSTSVNEALKTFTVTLKPGETYVAIASGVLDPTKFAANPEGRDTGFTLFLYDGIRETGSAPGNIDLVVVHGSTDAPRVDVVAVGVGKLVDDLVYGDISGHLSVPAANYLLDLTDPDNGTPLVRFIANLARYGGQSAVVYASGFLNRQANRSGAGLLLMAALPSGQMPAFPDPPITDVDDDVPQVIQSYALSQNYPNPFNPSTTISFDLVSPEIVTLKVFDALGREVALVASGAFEAGRHSVTFDTQGLPSGTYFYRIQAGDFKAVRKMVLMRQGQSSRARKKSFPGRFNISAAGRMPGRFFYSPDDTTLADFGQQ; this is encoded by the coding sequence GTGATTCACAATGCGGCTGATCCCGCGGCTGAGAAAGTCGATGTCTATGTGAACGGCAGCCTGCTGTTGAATGATTTTGCCTTCCGCACCGCCACCCCCTTCGTCGAAGTGCCGGCGGACGTGCCGCTCAGCATCGCGGTCGCGCCCGCAACGAGTTCCTCCGTTGCCGAGGCGCGTGAGCAGGCAACGGCTGCCGGCAATGTCGATTTCTTCGCGGTGCACGGCGCCACCGACGCGCCGGCCGTTGATGTGATTGCGCGCGGCATTGCCACGCTGGTGGACAATGCCAGGTACGGCGACCTGACCGGTTATCTCTCTGTGCCTGCCGGCAAATACACACTCGATATCACTCCGGGCGGCGACAACAGCACCACCGTCGCTGCCTTCCAGGCGGATCTGAGCGGCCTCGCCGGCTCCTCGCTGACAGTGCTGGCTTCCGGGTTCCTGAATCCTGCCGCCAATCAGAACGGCAAAGCTTTCGGGCTGATTGCCGTGCTGGCCAACGGCACCGTGGTGGAGTTGCCGCAATTGACCACGGCGCGGCTGCAAGTGATTCACAACTCCGCGGACGCGGCGGCTGCGCGCGTTGATGTGTATCTTAATGGCGGTCTCCTACTCGACAACTTCGGCTTCCGCCGCGCCACGCCCTTCATCGATGCGCCGGCAGGCGTGCCGCTCAGCATCGCAGTGGCACCCAGCACCAGCACCTCGGTAAATGAAGCGCTCAAAACGTTCACGGTGACGTTGAAGCCGGGCGAGACCTACGTTGCGATCGCCAGCGGTGTGCTGGATCCAACGAAGTTCGCGGCCAATCCCGAAGGCCGGGACACCGGCTTCACCCTGTTCCTCTATGACGGCATCCGTGAGACCGGCTCTGCGCCCGGCAACATCGATCTCGTTGTGGTGCATGGCTCCACCGATGCGCCCAGAGTCGACGTCGTGGCAGTGGGTGTGGGCAAACTCGTGGATGACCTGGTGTACGGCGACATTTCCGGCCATCTTTCCGTGCCGGCAGCCAACTACTTGCTCGATCTGACCGATCCGGACAATGGCACACCGCTGGTGCGGTTCATCGCCAATCTCGCACGCTATGGCGGCCAGTCAGCGGTAGTGTATGCCTCCGGCTTCCTGAATCGCCAGGCCAATCGCAGCGGCGCCGGCTTGTTGTTGATGGCGGCGTTGCCGAGCGGCCAGATGCCGGCCTTCCCGGATCCGCCGATCACCGATGTCGATGATGACGTGCCGCAAGTGATCCAGTCGTATGCGCTGTCGCAGAACTATCCGAATCCCTTCAACCCCTCGACTACCATCTCCTTTGATCTGGTGTCGCCGGAGATCGTGACACTCAAGGTGTTCGATGCCCTGGGCCGCGAAGTCGCCCTGGTCGCTTCCGGTGCCTTCGAAGCCGGCCGGCACTCTGTCACCTTCGACACGCAAGGCCTGCCCTCCGGAACTTACTTCTACCGGATTCAAGCCGGTGATTTCAAGGCCGTCCGCAAGATGGTCTTAATGAGGCAGGGGCAAAGCAGCCGCGCCAGGAAGAAATCGTTTCCAGGAAGGTTTAACATATCAGCGGCCGGGCGCATGCCCGGCCGCTTTTTTTATTCTCCGGACGACACCACGCTGGCAGATTTTGGACAGCAGTGA
- a CDS encoding NAD(P)/FAD-dependent oxidoreductase, whose protein sequence is MPKPYDVIVIGAGHNGLVNAAYLARAGKRVLVLERRPLVGGATVTEEIFPGFKYSVFSYVISLFRPEIIRELDLPRHGLTILPLPSTLTPLPDGNYLYRDWDPYRTRREIARHSPRDAEAYDEYSRSMYFMAKAVKYLLGLVPPDPTSLHPRDLRGLAALGRHLLGLGEEHLYTLTKLMTMSAADFVEEWFESEPLKATLSASGIIGTFLGPRSPGSAYVLLHHYMGEIDGSFRAWGFARGGTGGIANALARAATALGAEIRCNAPVARVLVKNGEATGVALENGDEFYGKVVVSSLDPKRTFLQLLEPSLLPGELVTAIQRFNMRGSSAKVNLALAAVPELACLPGSGPHLRGALSISPSIDYLERAYDDAKYGRFSRRPYLDVIIPSLIDPDMAPPGKHVMSCFVQYAPYHLREGTWEQQREALGDTVVETLAEYMPNLKNLILHRQVMTPWDIEQTTGLSQGNIFQGELSLSQLFFLRPAAGWAKYRTPIRNYFQCGSGTHPGGGITGAPGRLAAQEILRTWR, encoded by the coding sequence ATGCCCAAACCCTACGATGTCATTGTCATCGGCGCCGGCCACAATGGCCTGGTGAATGCCGCCTACCTGGCGCGTGCCGGCAAACGAGTGCTGGTGCTCGAGCGCCGGCCACTGGTTGGCGGCGCGACGGTAACCGAGGAAATTTTCCCCGGTTTCAAGTATTCCGTCTTCTCGTATGTGATCAGTTTGTTCCGGCCGGAGATCATTCGCGAGCTGGACTTGCCGCGCCATGGCCTGACCATTCTGCCGCTGCCCAGCACCCTCACCCCGCTGCCGGACGGCAATTATCTTTATCGTGATTGGGATCCCTACCGCACTCGGCGTGAGATTGCCCGCCATTCCCCGCGTGATGCCGAGGCTTATGACGAGTACAGCCGCAGCATGTACTTCATGGCCAAGGCGGTGAAATACCTGCTGGGCCTCGTGCCGCCCGATCCCACTTCGCTGCACCCGCGGGACTTGCGCGGTCTTGCCGCGCTGGGCAGACACTTGCTCGGTTTGGGCGAAGAGCATCTCTACACCCTCACCAAGCTGATGACCATGAGCGCGGCGGATTTCGTGGAGGAATGGTTTGAAAGCGAGCCGCTGAAGGCAACGCTTTCGGCGAGCGGCATCATCGGCACCTTTCTCGGGCCGCGTTCGCCCGGCAGCGCCTACGTGCTGCTGCATCATTACATGGGTGAAATCGACGGCTCTTTTCGCGCCTGGGGCTTTGCCAGGGGCGGCACCGGCGGCATTGCCAATGCGCTGGCCAGGGCCGCCACCGCGTTGGGAGCGGAAATTCGCTGCAACGCGCCGGTCGCCCGCGTCCTGGTGAAAAACGGCGAAGCGACGGGCGTGGCTTTGGAAAATGGGGATGAGTTTTACGGAAAGGTGGTGGTGTCGAGCCTGGATCCGAAACGCACGTTCCTGCAACTGCTGGAGCCCTCCCTGCTGCCCGGGGAGCTGGTCACCGCGATTCAGCGCTTCAACATGCGCGGCTCCTCGGCCAAGGTAAACCTGGCACTGGCGGCGGTGCCGGAGCTGGCCTGCCTGCCGGGCAGCGGGCCGCATCTGCGCGGCGCCCTCTCCATCAGTCCCAGCATTGATTACCTCGAGCGCGCCTATGACGACGCCAAGTATGGCCGCTTTTCCCGCCGGCCTTACCTTGATGTGATCATTCCCTCGCTGATCGATCCCGACATGGCGCCGCCCGGCAAACACGTGATGTCATGTTTCGTGCAATACGCGCCCTATCACCTGCGCGAGGGCACCTGGGAACAACAGCGCGAGGCGCTCGGCGACACGGTGGTCGAGACACTCGCCGAGTACATGCCCAATCTCAAGAATCTCATTTTGCACCGTCAGGTGATGACGCCCTGGGACATCGAACAAACCACAGGGCTGTCGCAGGGCAACATTTTTCAGGGCGAATTGAGCCTGTCGCAGTTGTTCTTCCTGCGGCCGGCGGCCGGCTGGGCAAAATACCGCACGCCGATCCGGAACTACTTTCAATGCGGCTCCGGCACGCATCCCGGCGGCGGCATCACCGGCGCGCCCGGCAGGCTGGCGGCACAAGAGATTCTGCGGACCTGGCGGTAA
- a CDS encoding RtcB family protein, producing the protein MKLEKISDYLWEIPRQGNMRVPARIYAAEKMLKHILADNAPQQAMNVAHLPGIVGYSLAMPDIHWGYGFPIGGVAAFDIDSGVISPGGVGYDINCGVRLMASSLTLDEVKPKIQELVKALFHHVPTGVGSEGKVKLSQKDLEQIMTKGAHWAIKNGYSEPDDLEFIEENGLMPGALPDKISKKASERGRPQLGTLGSGNHFLEVGYVAQIFNAKAAEALGLFQDQITVIIHCGSRGFGHQVCEDYLSVMNQAVHKYGITLPDRQLCCAPITSPEGRDYLGAMRCAINFAFANRQMIAHWTREAFAKAINKAPKYIGLRTVYEVAHNIAKFEDHVFAGRQVKVCVHRKGATRAFAPGHAQIPEAYREVGQPVLIPGDMGRYSYVLVGARGAMEQTFGSTCHGAGRAMSRHQAKKTAHGRNIAKELAEQGIHVLGASRGTIDEEIPEAYKDVADVVDTCHYAGLSKKVAQLRPLGCIKG; encoded by the coding sequence ATCAAGCTCGAGAAAATTTCCGATTATCTTTGGGAGATTCCGCGCCAGGGCAACATGCGGGTGCCGGCGCGCATCTATGCCGCCGAGAAGATGCTGAAACACATTCTCGCCGACAATGCCCCGCAGCAGGCCATGAACGTGGCGCATTTGCCCGGCATCGTCGGCTATTCGCTCGCCATGCCCGATATTCACTGGGGCTATGGCTTTCCCATCGGCGGCGTGGCGGCTTTCGATATCGATTCCGGTGTGATTTCGCCTGGCGGAGTTGGATATGATATCAATTGCGGCGTCCGCTTGATGGCTTCCAGCCTCACCCTCGACGAAGTCAAGCCGAAGATACAAGAGCTGGTCAAAGCCCTGTTTCATCACGTGCCCACCGGCGTCGGTTCCGAAGGCAAAGTCAAGCTCTCGCAGAAAGATTTGGAACAAATCATGACCAAGGGCGCACATTGGGCCATCAAAAACGGTTACAGCGAACCGGATGATCTCGAATTCATCGAAGAAAACGGTTTGATGCCCGGCGCGCTGCCCGACAAAATTTCAAAGAAGGCGAGTGAGCGCGGCCGGCCGCAACTCGGCACGCTGGGCAGCGGCAATCATTTTCTCGAAGTCGGCTATGTTGCGCAGATTTTCAATGCCAAAGCCGCGGAAGCGCTGGGCTTGTTTCAGGATCAAATCACGGTGATCATTCATTGCGGCTCGCGCGGTTTCGGCCACCAGGTCTGTGAAGATTATCTCAGCGTGATGAACCAGGCGGTGCACAAGTACGGCATCACGCTTCCGGACCGGCAGTTGTGTTGCGCCCCGATCACCTCGCCGGAGGGGCGGGATTATCTCGGCGCCATGCGCTGCGCCATCAATTTTGCCTTTGCCAACCGCCAGATGATTGCGCATTGGACGCGCGAAGCGTTCGCAAAGGCGATCAACAAAGCGCCCAAATACATCGGCCTGCGCACGGTTTACGAAGTGGCGCACAACATCGCGAAATTCGAAGACCATGTCTTTGCCGGCCGGCAGGTGAAGGTGTGTGTGCATCGCAAAGGCGCGACGCGCGCGTTTGCGCCGGGGCATGCGCAGATTCCGGAGGCTTACCGCGAAGTTGGACAGCCGGTGCTCATCCCCGGTGACATGGGACGCTACTCTTATGTTCTCGTCGGCGCCCGGGGTGCCATGGAGCAAACTTTTGGCTCGACCTGTCATGGTGCCGGCCGCGCCATGAGCCGCCATCAGGCCAAGAAAACTGCGCACGGCCGCAACATCGCGAAGGAACTGGCGGAGCAGGGCATTCATGTGCTGGGTGCCAGCCGCGGCACGATCGATGAGGAAATTCCCGAAGCCTACAAGGACGTGGCCGACGTGGTGGATACCTGCCACTACGCCGGTCTCTCGAAAAAGGTGGCGCAGCTCCGGCCGCTGGGTTGCATCAAGGGGTGA
- a CDS encoding phosphodiester glycosidase family protein has product MSCRPTLSALFPLLLAAVAAQGQITLTWVPRADLNASLPASLRVYEASNSTVPIHAWYVSADLRDTTWQAQALLSDESDGRETVPQFAAGAKSWIAINGGYFGSSGGTTASFSLVADRGVVLSPNIGALNRNGVTYFPTRSAFGLLRDGTPDVAWIYDVAGVTYAYPEPSPNKQGQPQPQPSATFPANGAPWPLWNAIGGGPVLIHNGSVRITWEEEVFFGSGIGNVDDRHPRTAVGYTADGRLLLMVVDGRQVASRGASLTELAQFMLALGAVEAVNLDGGGSSTLVVGQTLINRPSDGVPREVASAFVLAPGKSEPPIPGETLYFDTGDSCCYRERGAWFESANTPFYGTTKARLNQVGVGQDRAVFRFGNLTAGRYEVAAWWVPAGNRAGNTPFFIFHAGDSVLVRVDQSNLATQGKWNVLGEFELAAGDCVVVTDQAAGTASPAYVCVDAIRLVHLGAGSAVRSAQTAPPRHYALQAHPNPARQQVKLSFSLPRAGPVEIRMLDLLGRVVARTSGRAQAGFNQMQLAWRHIPAGRYVIVATTAAGEWHTSLTVVH; this is encoded by the coding sequence ATGTCCTGCCGCCCAACATTGTCCGCGCTTTTCCCGCTTCTTTTGGCGGCCGTTGCAGCGCAAGGCCAAATCACCCTGACCTGGGTGCCGCGTGCGGATCTCAACGCCAGTCTGCCCGCCAGCCTGCGCGTCTATGAGGCCAGCAACAGCACCGTTCCAATTCACGCCTGGTATGTGAGCGCCGATCTGCGCGACACCACATGGCAGGCGCAAGCCCTGCTTTCCGATGAGAGCGATGGCAGGGAAACCGTTCCGCAATTTGCCGCCGGCGCCAAGTCGTGGATCGCGATCAACGGCGGCTATTTCGGCAGCAGCGGCGGCACCACCGCTTCCTTCAGCCTGGTCGCCGACCGAGGGGTGGTGCTGTCACCCAATATTGGCGCTTTGAATCGCAACGGTGTCACGTACTTTCCCACGCGCTCCGCGTTTGGCCTGCTGCGCGACGGCACGCCGGACGTGGCCTGGATCTATGACGTGGCCGGCGTCACTTATGCCTACCCGGAACCGAGTCCGAACAAGCAGGGCCAGCCCCAGCCGCAGCCGAGTGCGACTTTTCCGGCAAATGGCGCGCCCTGGCCGCTGTGGAATGCCATTGGCGGCGGGCCGGTGTTGATTCACAATGGCAGCGTGCGCATCACCTGGGAGGAGGAAGTTTTTTTCGGTTCCGGCATCGGCAACGTCGACGATCGCCATCCCCGCACGGCAGTGGGTTACACGGCAGATGGCCGGCTGCTGTTGATGGTGGTGGATGGCCGCCAAGTCGCGAGTCGCGGCGCTTCGTTGACCGAACTGGCGCAGTTCATGCTGGCGCTCGGCGCGGTCGAGGCGGTGAATCTCGATGGTGGCGGCTCTTCGACATTGGTGGTGGGACAAACGCTGATCAACCGGCCTTCCGACGGCGTGCCGCGCGAGGTGGCCTCCGCCTTTGTGCTTGCGCCCGGGAAAAGCGAGCCGCCGATTCCGGGTGAGACGCTCTATTTCGACACCGGGGATTCCTGCTGCTATCGCGAGCGCGGCGCCTGGTTCGAAAGCGCCAACACGCCGTTCTACGGCACCACCAAAGCGCGCTTGAATCAAGTGGGTGTCGGTCAGGATCGTGCAGTGTTTCGATTCGGCAATCTAACCGCGGGCCGGTATGAAGTTGCGGCCTGGTGGGTGCCGGCGGGCAATCGCGCCGGCAACACGCCGTTTTTCATTTTTCATGCGGGCGACAGCGTGCTGGTGCGGGTGGATCAAAGCAATCTGGCGACGCAGGGCAAGTGGAACGTGCTGGGGGAATTCGAGCTGGCAGCGGGGGATTGCGTGGTGGTGACGGACCAGGCGGCCGGCACGGCGTCGCCCGCTTATGTGTGCGTGGATGCCATCCGCCTGGTGCACCTCGGCGCGGGCAGTGCCGTGCGATCGGCGCAGACCGCCCCGCCCCGGCACTATGCACTGCAGGCACATCCCAATCCCGCGCGGCAGCAGGTCAAACTTTCCTTCTCGCTGCCTCGCGCCGGCCCGGTGGAGATTCGCATGCTGGATTTGCTCGGCCGGGTCGTGGCACGCACCTCGGGCCGGGCGCAGGCGGGGTTCAATCAGATGCAACTGGCATGGAGACATATCCCGGCGGGCAGGTATGTAATTGTCGCGACCACTGCCGCGGGCGAGTGGCACACGAGTCTGACGGTGGTGCACTGA
- a CDS encoding long-chain fatty acid--CoA ligase, with product MLHHLSVQNGSKPAYRFKRDGRWQEVSWQENEARCRQIARSLMALGVKAGDKVNILSQTRLEWVQCDFGIVSCGGVTVGIYPSNLAPDCAYIIDHSDAEVIFVENADQLAKILSVRAELPRLRHLIVFDGPGDAAQQVWSWEEFLARGEAVSETELEQRAAAIRPDDLASLVYTSGTTGVPKGAMLTHHNLIFTSDSASRCLPLEGEMVTLLFLPLAHVFARLIVYFCLQSGKTIAFAESIEKVAENLQEVKPHFIASVPRIYEKIYTRVLANVQAAGGLKAKLFYWALGVGTRVSQLQQQRQPIPAGLAWRHRLANKLVLHKVQAAFGGRLQWAVSGAAPLNKSIAEFFHACGITILEGIGMTENTSFTNVNRIDNNKFGTVGPVGPGIEMKLAEDGEVLYRGPNVMKGYYKNPAATAEAIDAEGWLHTGDIGEIDADGFLKITDRKKDLIITAGGKNVAPQRIERILRTSRYINQAVAVGDRQRFITALVTLNPEYVEPWARSQGIAFKSIDELVDHPKVRALIEAEVQEKNKQLASFESVKRVRIVPRDFTIAGGELTPTLKIRRKVVTEKYQKLLEEMYAE from the coding sequence ATGCTGCATCACCTCAGTGTGCAAAACGGCAGCAAACCGGCCTACCGCTTCAAGCGCGACGGCCGCTGGCAGGAGGTGAGCTGGCAGGAAAATGAGGCGCGCTGCCGGCAGATTGCCCGCAGCCTGATGGCACTCGGAGTGAAAGCGGGCGACAAGGTCAACATTCTCAGCCAGACCCGGCTGGAGTGGGTGCAGTGTGATTTCGGCATCGTCTCCTGCGGCGGGGTGACGGTGGGCATCTATCCCTCCAATCTCGCGCCCGATTGTGCCTACATCATCGACCACAGCGACGCGGAAGTCATTTTCGTGGAAAATGCCGACCAACTCGCCAAGATTTTGTCGGTGCGGGCGGAGCTGCCGCGGCTGCGCCATCTCATCGTCTTCGACGGTCCGGGCGATGCCGCGCAACAGGTGTGGAGTTGGGAGGAGTTTCTGGCGCGCGGCGAGGCGGTGAGCGAGACGGAACTGGAGCAACGCGCCGCCGCCATCCGGCCGGATGATCTCGCCTCGCTGGTCTACACCTCCGGCACCACCGGCGTGCCCAAGGGCGCCATGCTCACCCATCACAATCTCATCTTCACTTCCGACTCGGCCAGCCGCTGCCTGCCGTTGGAAGGCGAGATGGTCACGCTGTTGTTTCTGCCGCTGGCGCACGTCTTCGCGCGCCTGATCGTTTACTTCTGTCTGCAATCGGGCAAGACCATCGCCTTTGCCGAAAGCATCGAGAAGGTCGCGGAGAATTTGCAGGAGGTCAAACCGCATTTCATCGCCAGCGTGCCGCGCATTTATGAGAAAATTTACACCCGCGTGCTCGCCAATGTGCAGGCCGCCGGCGGCCTCAAGGCGAAATTGTTTTACTGGGCGCTCGGCGTCGGCACCCGGGTGAGCCAGTTGCAGCAACAGCGGCAGCCGATCCCCGCCGGCCTGGCCTGGCGTCACCGTCTGGCGAACAAGCTGGTGCTGCACAAGGTGCAGGCGGCCTTCGGGGGCCGGCTGCAGTGGGCGGTCTCCGGCGCGGCGCCGCTCAACAAGAGCATCGCCGAGTTCTTCCACGCCTGCGGCATCACCATCCTGGAGGGCATCGGCATGACCGAGAACACCTCCTTCACCAACGTCAACCGCATCGACAACAACAAATTCGGCACGGTCGGGCCGGTGGGCCCCGGCATCGAGATGAAACTGGCGGAGGACGGCGAAGTGCTGTATCGCGGCCCCAACGTCATGAAGGGCTACTACAAAAATCCCGCCGCCACCGCCGAAGCCATCGATGCGGAAGGCTGGCTGCACACCGGCGACATCGGCGAAATCGATGCCGACGGCTTCCTCAAAATCACCGACCGCAAGAAGGATTTGATCATCACCGCCGGCGGCAAAAACGTCGCGCCGCAGCGCATTGAGCGCATTCTGCGCACCTCGCGCTACATCAACCAGGCGGTGGCGGTGGGCGACCGGCAAAGGTTCATCACCGCCCTGGTCACCCTCAACCCGGAGTATGTCGAACCCTGGGCGCGCAGCCAGGGCATCGCCTTCAAGAGTATCGATGAGCTGGTCGATCACCCCAAAGTGCGGGCGTTGATCGAAGCCGAGGTGCAGGAGAAAAACAAGCAGCTTGCCTCGTTCGAGAGCGTCAAACGCGTGCGCATCGTGCCGCGCGACTTCACCATCGCCGGCGGCGAGCTGACCCCCACGCTCAAAATCAGACGCAAGGTGGTGACGGAGAAATATCAGAAGCTGCTGGAGGAGATGTATGCGGAGTAG
- a CDS encoding NAD(P)/FAD-dependent oxidoreductase, translating to MHPPYDVIIIGAGHNGLVTAAYLARAGKRVLVLERRNTLGGAAATEEIFPGYRFDTAASEAGLLRPEIIADLELQRHGLEFLASPVAVFAPQPDGGSLTLWRDAQRTQAEIARHSVKDAERFPAFLRLVRRLTEVLQRVMLLTPPNVADLKFEELLPWLSSGRRLRQLGRHDMMEFLRVLPLPVTEFLDEWFESEALKAVLGAAGVAGSMQGPHAAGTAFMMLYQQLGAVNGGFKACARVKGGMGQLAAALARAAEQHGAQIRLAAEVTLIKITEDRATGVVLAGGEEIAARVVVSNADPRRTFLQLVGAPQLGPTFVRRVRNLRLRGSTARMNLALRALPHFTGMPANEDGLHGHIVICPSLEYLERAYDDAKYGRFSRKPYLDIVIPTLLDPTLAPAGRHIMAVTMQYAPYHLRESHWEQERDRLGDHLVATLAEYAPGLPELILHRQVLTPHDYEREYGLTEGGEFHGQMGLDQLLFMRPVAGYGQYRTPIENLYLCGAGTHPGGGVTGAPGYNAAREILRDWKKNAG from the coding sequence TTGCATCCTCCCTACGATGTCATCATCATTGGCGCCGGCCATAACGGCCTGGTGACGGCGGCCTACCTGGCGCGCGCAGGAAAACGCGTGCTGGTGCTGGAACGCCGCAACACCCTCGGTGGCGCGGCCGCAACCGAGGAAATTTTTCCCGGTTATCGCTTCGACACCGCCGCCAGCGAGGCCGGTCTGCTGCGGCCGGAAATCATCGCCGATCTCGAATTGCAGCGGCACGGCCTGGAATTTCTTGCCAGCCCGGTGGCGGTGTTTGCACCGCAGCCGGATGGCGGTTCGCTCACGCTTTGGCGTGACGCACAAAGGACGCAGGCGGAAATTGCGCGGCATTCCGTCAAAGATGCCGAACGCTTTCCCGCCTTTCTGCGCCTGGTGCGGCGCTTGACGGAGGTGTTGCAGCGGGTCATGCTTTTGACCCCGCCGAATGTCGCCGATTTGAAATTCGAAGAGCTGCTGCCCTGGCTCAGCTCCGGCCGCCGGCTCAGGCAACTGGGCCGGCATGACATGATGGAGTTCCTGCGGGTGTTGCCCCTGCCGGTGACGGAGTTTCTCGACGAATGGTTCGAGAGTGAGGCGCTCAAAGCGGTGTTGGGCGCGGCGGGTGTGGCCGGCAGCATGCAGGGCCCGCATGCTGCCGGCACCGCCTTCATGATGTTGTACCAACAGCTCGGCGCGGTCAATGGCGGATTCAAAGCCTGCGCACGGGTCAAAGGCGGCATGGGCCAACTGGCCGCTGCGCTTGCCAGGGCGGCGGAACAACACGGCGCGCAAATCCGCCTGGCAGCCGAAGTGACACTCATCAAAATTACAGAAGACCGGGCCACCGGCGTGGTGCTGGCAGGCGGCGAGGAAATAGCCGCGCGCGTGGTGGTTTCGAACGCCGATCCGCGCCGCACGTTTCTCCAACTCGTGGGGGCGCCCCAGCTCGGCCCGACCTTCGTCCGGCGGGTGCGCAACCTCCGACTGCGCGGCAGCACCGCCAGGATGAATCTCGCCCTGCGCGCTCTGCCACATTTCACCGGCATGCCCGCCAACGAAGATGGCCTGCACGGACACATCGTGATTTGTCCGAGCCTGGAGTATCTGGAACGCGCATACGATGATGCCAAGTACGGCCGGTTCTCCCGGAAACCATATCTCGATATCGTCATCCCCACGCTGCTCGATCCCACCCTGGCGCCCGCCGGCCGGCACATCATGGCCGTTACCATGCAATATGCACCCTACCACCTGCGGGAATCGCATTGGGAGCAGGAACGCGACAGGCTGGGCGATCACCTGGTCGCGACTCTGGCGGAGTATGCGCCCGGCCTGCCGGAGTTGATTTTACATCGGCAGGTGTTGACCCCGCACGATTATGAGAGGGAATATGGCCTGACCGAAGGCGGTGAGTTTCACGGACAAATGGGGCTGGATCAATTGCTGTTCATGCGACCGGTGGCGGGGTACGGGCAGTATCGCACGCCGATTGAAAATCTCTATCTCTGCGGTGCCGGCACGCATCCGGGTGGCGGGGTGACTGGTGCACCGGGATACAATGCTGCACGTGAAATTTTGAGGGATTGGAAAAAAAACGCGGGTTAG